The sequence ACAACTGCTTCTTCTGAAAATAATTGAATAGGAGAGACACTAACCGCTAAAAAAGGAATAAATAAAAACACATCCACAAAAAATTTTATCTTTTTTCCAATTTCAGAACCGCCCATAATTTTAACCATATTATAATCAAAGAATAATCTAATTTTAATATAAGCTATTTTATAAGTCAAATTTTATATTATTGTTTTTTAAAAATTCCACTGAACTAATTTTTGAGAAATAGTAATATTTAAAATAATATATACCTATTGAATAATAAAATAAGTTATTTTGAAGTACCAAACCAGCTAGTAAGAAAAGTATCCCTACAATTAAAAATAAGGAAATGGTCTATCCTTGAAAAAAATATATAGATATTAGTGCTAATAAGGCAGCTAATATTACAAAAAGTATGACTATCAATGATACTGTTGCAAAATCCTTGTACTTATTTTGCTCTTTTTTTACTGCATCAAGGTCTTGATTTTTAGTGAAAGCAAGTATTTCTTTATACGTTTTGATATTTGCGTTCTTTTTGAGTTTTTCTACTTTAACAGATGCACACATCCCGATTAACCACAATAAGAACGGCGGTAAGAAGCTCCAATATCCAGATAAATATAGCAAAGAGGGTCCTATTGATAACATCGCCAAAACAATAAAAACTATCATTATCTTGGTATATTTATCCATTTCTGCATTAATTACTTCTTTCTTCATAATTTCTATGTCCCCTTTCACTAGTTCATCTAAAGAAACATTAAAAATATTACTCAATAACAATAAATTTTGAACATCTGGATAACTTTTCCCATTTTCCCAATTGGAAATTGTTTGCCTAGAAACAAATAATTTTTTTGAAAGATCTTCTTGTGATAAATTAAATTTTTTTCTTTTAGTTTGAATCTGTTTGCTCAAGTTCAAAGCTTCCTCTCCTCTCTAAAATTAGCATAACTTGAAGAATATCAAAAATCTAGCAAAACTCTTTATAAACTCTTGATTTTTGTTGATAAAGTTTTTTGACACCGCTTTTTAACAAAAAAATCTCCTTGAAGTCATTTAATTAGCTTCAAAGAGATTGTTTTGTTAACTTAGCATTTTCCTTTGATCATTTTAACCAACTAAATACTACTTGCTAGTGTTGCAAAGGCTCAATAAATTGGTGTTGTTTCTGGTGAAGCATTACCAAATCCTTGAACTTTTGTCATTTCAGCAACTGTCAACTCTTCAAAAGTTTCTCCAACCACTGTTTTCATCTTCAATTCTGTCATGGATATTCCCTCCTCATTTGGATTTTTTTATTCATAACTAGTAATTCACTCTCCCAAAAAACTGTTTGATTGATTGACTAGCGTTTAATATCTATTTTCTTAACACAGAACCGAATGCTTTCAAAAGATTAAGCAAACCATACCCATATTGAGAATCTTTTCCTAATACGCCTAAGTCTTTACTTGTCCTAGCTATTTGTGCAAAAGCATGTGATGGTAATGTTTTTTTCCCTATTCTATTTGAATAATATGAGTATTGATGGATCAGTTGTCCAAGGCTTTCCAGTAGCAGCAGACAATGTTACTGGATAAGTTCCTGGAGTCTCAAAAACGACTTTACTAAAATCAGCTTTTACTTTTGAATTTAAACCACTGGAATCCGTAGCTGAAGCACTGAAATCAGATACAGAAGGAAAATATCCTAAATAGATAGTAGCATCATTACCATATATTTTAGGCTCTAACCCTATTTCATAAGTTCTAGATATTGACGTTTTCAGGCCTTTTAAATTAGTCAAAGTGTACTGAACAGAATTTTGACTTCTTCTTGAAATTTTATTAAATACAACGTTGTCCCAAAGATAACAGCTTTCGACAATTGCTGAACAATAGAATGTTTTTCTAAAAATTTCTGAATTTAAATGAAGTATACTGGGAGCATTGATCGGTGTGAAAAAGAACACAAGCCGTAGGATTTCTATCTTGGATAGCTTTTTCTATTTTTTAATGGCTAAAGTAGTGACATCTTTTTACTGACGGGCTAAGCAATGGTTTTTCTAGAAAATAAATCTAAAATCACACAAAGATTAACAAAAGAGGTTTTCCATACAGGCATATAAGGTAAATCGCTAGTCCATACTTGGTTTGGCGTAGGATGGTTAAACTCTTGATTCAAATAATTTGAATTTGGTTGCTTTAAAGAAACCTGACTAGCGGTCGGTTTAAAGACAGGTTTTACTGTGGACATCTTAGGTAAGATCATGATGTTCATTAAGCGATAAACTCGAACAATACTAATAAAAATGTCATAGTCACTTAGATACATACGTCGTACTTTGCAGGGCCAACTCGTTTTTTAGAGGTTGTATAGATTTCTAAGATAGTCTTTCTCAACTGTTGATTTTCTAAAGTTCTAGGTGCCATTTTTTCAGAAAAACGTTTGTAGTAAGTCGAACAATTGTCATTAATAACTCTACAAAGCATAACAACATAGTGCTCATGATGTAAAATACGAATTGTATTTAGTCGTTCGTTAAGTTTGCCGTGATTATGGTAATCGCTTTTTTTAAGGTTAACTTTTTCTCTTCTATCTGAAGTTTTTTTCTGTAATTACTTGATCTTTCGAGCCATAAGGATCGCATCCTCATCAATTCGGACTTCAGAAAATCCCTTCATCCAGTGGGCTACGTAGGACAGTGCGATACGATTATTCATTAGCTAAAGCATTTTGTGGTTTGCCACTTTTATAAAGTTTTACGCTTGATTTTTTAAGCTTTCCGTCAAGCAGAAGTCACTTTCCTAATTTAGGAAAGTGCTTCTATATTTAATTAAAATAATAAACATAGATACGTCTACTATTACCAGATTTTGATTTTGAAAAGCTCCTTTATAACTGAAAGTACAAAAGTTGGAATTGCTGGTACAAATAAAACAAGTAAGTAAACTGGGAAGGTTAAACTAGCTGTACCGATTACAGTCTGGAAAAATGGAATAATAGTGATTAAGAATGAGCTAACACCTGCAAATAATACAGCCACAACTAAATATCGATTTTCAAATGGTTTTCGTCTAAATAACGTTTTAGTGCTACGTGCATCAAAAACATGCCATAATTGTCCATAAATCAATGTTAGGAATGCTACTGTTTGTGCTTCTTTTCCAGTCATTCCTTGGTGTGCAGCCCATAGAAATGCGATATAGACAAGTCCCCCCATGATAATACCTCGTATAAGTACACGAGACCATGTATGGTCTGCTAAAACAGACTTTTCAGGATTTCTTGGACTCTCTTTCATAATATTAGTTTCTGGCCTATCATATCCAAGTGAAAATGAAGGAATCGCATCACTTACCATATTCACCCACAATACCATTAAAGCAGTGAGCGTTGGAGTTCCAACTTGAACGTTTCCAACAGTCTTTGTAAACAATAATAAACCAATTAATAAAGATAGTACTTCCGCTACATTGGTTGTCAATTCATGACGCATAAAGTTTTTAATATTTGCATAAATGGTTCGTCCGCTTTCAACAGACTGTTCAATGGTTGTAAACTTGTCATCTAATAGAATTAAATCCGCTGAATCTTTTGTCACTTCTGTCCCTGCAATTCCCATCCCAATTCCAATATTTGCTGTACGAAGAGCTGGGGCATCATTTACACCATCTCCCGTCATTGCGACGATTTCTCCGTGATTTTGTAGTTGTTTGACAACACGTTGCTTGTGTTCAGGAGAAACACGTGCATAAACTTTTGTTTTTTCTACAATGTTAAATAGTTCCTCGTCTGACATATCTTCTAATTCAGAACCTCGTATTACATTCTCATCTTTTGAAGACAAAATTCCTAAATTTCGAGCAATTGCCTCTGCTGTTTTAGGGTGATCTCCTGTTATCATGACCACATTTATTTTTGCTTGTTGCAAGATTTGAATAGAAGCTTTAACTTCTTCTCGGGGTGGATCGATAATACCGGCGACTCCAGTTAAAATAAAATCTCTTTCTAACTCTTCCAACACACCAGTTTCAGCCAAATCTTTTGAAATTTCTTTTTTTGAAACAGCTAATGTACGAAGTGCTTGTTCCGCGTATTTCTCCACTTTTTTAGAAAATTGTTGTTTACTATTCTGATCTTGTTTTACAATGTTTTCCATTAAAATCCCAAAACTATTCTGTAGCAGCACATCCGGTGCCCCTTTTGTATAAAGAAAGTATTTTTCTCCATCTTTTATGATGGAACTCATCATTTTACGTTCACTAGTAAAAGGGAAAATTCGGTAAATTTCTTTTCCTTGATCAAGTAGTTTTTGTTTAGTAACATCATTTTTACCTCCTAAAACAGTTAGTGCTACTTCTGTTGGATTCCCAAATGGTTTGTATTCATTGCCCATCTTTTGAACATATGCATCATTACATAGAATTGCTCCCTCTAAAAAGTCAGAAAAATCTTCATCTTCAGAAGAATCCATTGCCTTAATTTCGCCAAAAGGTTCATAACCATTACCAGAAACTTTATAACTTTTTCCGTTTGCAAAAAATTGAGTAACGGTCATTTCATTTTTGGTCAGTGTCCCTGTTTTATCTGAACAAATATAAGAAGTCGCGCCGAGTGTCTCAACACTATTTAAAGATTTAATTAATCCTTTATTTTTTGCCATTTTTCTTGCTCCTATAGTCAATACAATAGATAGAACAGCAGGCAATGCATCTGGAATAGAGGCAACAGCTAATGCAATAGAGGTAGATAAAACTTTACCAATTACTGAAAATGTTAATATCCCTGTTTGTTGATAAGACTGAAATACTCCAACTGCTAGAGTAAATAAAACAATGAATCCTGAAATAAACATCAATATTTTCGTGAGTTTACTCACTGTTTTTTGAAGAGGAGAAGGCAAACTTTCTACTGATTCTAGTAAAGTAGCAATTTTCCCAAGTTCAGTTTGTGCCCCTGTTGCTACAACAAGACCAATTCCACTGCCACTAGAAACACTAGAACCTGAAAACCCCATATTTACTTGATCACCCAAATCAACCTCACCAACCAGTTCATCTGTTTGTTTTGAAATTGCATCTGCTTCTCCAGTTAAATGTGACTCTACAATTTGAAGTTGATCGGTTTTAAGCCACCGTACATCTCCTTCTATAAAATTACCAGCTTCTACTTTTATAAGATCACCAACAACTAGTTCTTGGGCTTTGATTTTTTGCCAATTTTCATCACGTAATACTGTGATATAACGATTATCCATTTTTTTAATGCATCTAAACTCTTTTTTGCACTAATCTCTTGCCAGAAGGACAGACAAGCATTGATAATAATTAAAATAAAAATGGCAATACCTTCATACACTGCTTCGACTCCATGTTTTGTATCCCCTTTAATTTGTAGATCGTAATAAGCGCTATAAAATGATAAGACAATTGCCATTATTAAAACAATAACAATCGGTTCTTTAAAGCTCTTGCAAAAAATTTTCCAATAAGGTATCTCTTCTTTTTTTGGAAGTTTATTCTCCCCGTGTGTTTCTCTTTGTTCTAATACTTTTTGAAAAGTTAGTCCTTTCTTTATATCCACAAGATAAGATTCCATAAGCTTAGCTATACTCTGATGATAAAATTTCATTCCATACTTCCTTTCATTCGAACACAAAAAGACGCAAGCTAACAAAACTTCCCCTCACCCTTGGGGAAAATGTCTTGAAAGCTTGCGCCCAACCTTGTTCTATTTCATGATACCAAAAGCATAACACAAGAAAATGAAATTGTCTAGAAATTAAAAACATTAATCTTCTTTGATTTTAGAAGAAGTTTTTTACTATTTTCTTACCAGCTATTATTATAAGGAAAAATAATAGTCGATAAAACATGTATTATTAACTATTGAAATGATAGAATTTAGAAAAAATAAAAAACAGTTAGTCAGGATTTTCATCACTTTTGAAGACTGTGTTAATGGACCCATGCTAATATTTCCTATTACATAAAAAGTAGAAAAAAATTAGTCAAAAGTAATTCCTTATTGTTGTTTGACGCTTGACTAGTATCCGAAGAAGCTTTGGTGCTGCTAGTTTCTTTTTTATTTTTTTGTAAACATAGGTGTCGGTTTGTTCTGCTTCAGTAAAAGTACCTTATGGATTTACTTGCACTTCTTTAAAGGTATAGTCAGCTATTGTTTTTTGTTCGGTATTATAATTCGAACCTTGAAATCTTGATAAGAGTATTGGGTTTCCCACGTAATCATCTAATGTTAAAAGGTTCCCTTCTGTATCAACATATTTCACTGTAACTTCCCTTATCTTTTTAACTTCTAAAATAGTATTATTACTTTTCTCACTAACTTTATAATCTTCGAACTTTTCTCCACTTGGATATATAGTTGTTCCTGGTATATTCGTTTTAATTTTATCGCCCCATGTCGGCGATAAAAATTTTACTTTATACTTAATGCAATACTACTCTATTCCATTTTTTAACGGTGTCCTTGAAGCAACTCTAATAGGATATTTGGTAAAGCAACGTCAAGCAAAACATCAGCTCTTACTATTACAAATCCATCACCAGTAGTTTTTTCAGGTAACTTAATATTATTTTTCCCACTAGGAAGAACTAGTTTGTTAGTAGTTATGTCTGTATTAGTTGGCATACGGTCGAGTTTTCTCCGATAATCTTATACTTTGTAATAATTCAGCCTCTTACCAAGTATATTATTACTTTGACGTTCATTAAGAGAAAGACCTCTGGCATCTGTTATTCTTTTATTCTCTCTGACTAAGCATTCAGCAGTTCTAACAGTTTAACCTGATAGTGGTAATGTGAGACTCATGTGGTTCTTCATATATCACCAGAGCAATTCAGTAAGCCACTGTCAAAGTCAACGTGATTAGCTGTCAAAGAAGACAGTGCTTTCAGTCTGACACCTGTCTGCCATATTAGCAGAATAGCTGTGGCATCACTCAACTGAAAATAATCTATCAAAGAAATTTCACTGAGTAACAGCGTGCTATTTTTCTCTGTTGCCCTCTCTTTAAACACTTCATCCACTTTTATTCTTAGATAGTCAAAGAAGTCCCTCCTGTATCATTCCCGTTCTATAGTCCTACGTAAAACAGCCTTTACTGCTTTCATTCTGATTCTTTTAGTAGCAGGAGATACGCTCATACTGTCAAGCCATTTCAATAGAGCCATTAAATCCCCTCCGCCTACTTTATCATTCAATTGATCTGCGTAAATTATCTGTGAATAGTTTACATACTCTGTCATCCACTTTGTATAATCACGTATTGTGGCATCACGTAACCCATCTGCTATCCCGTGTTGAATAACTGTTTCCAGAGCGTCTAATACCTTTAACCTGTCACTATCAAGAGTGACCTCAGTCACATTAAGATCAACAGGGGTGACAGAATATATCCTCTTTTTTCTTCTACTGACTGTATTCTTCTCATTCTTTGTGTACATAAAAAAACCCTCCAACTGATTGTAGTGCAATAACCAGTTTAGAAGGGTTTAACTCTTTCATTTTCTGAAAGTCACAATGAAATTTTGATATGACAGCATTTAACTGTAAAAACTTACGTCACAGGAGGGATTCGAACCCCCGACCGTCCGCTTAGAAGGCGGATGCTCTATCCAGCTGAGCTACTGTGACAAATACTCAAGCAACATGTTATATTATAAATAATTTTTTTGAAAGTGTCAACCATTATTTTTGTTTTTTTTAGCAGGCAACAATGAGCTGTTTTTTCGGGAACCAGAGCATCTAAAAATTTCTAATTTTGTTATCGAATTAGATTATGGGATTCATTTTTTCCAAAGAAAAAAAGCGCAAAAAAATAAACATTTTTATACTTATAGCTTGATTTATTTAAGAGAACAAAAAGTCTAGACTCAACAAAATACTAAAATACACAACAAGACATCAATGGGAATATCAATCAGGCATTTATTTTAGTATTGTTTTTCTAGACTCAGAAAAAATACAACCACAATATGGTTAAATTAAATTTATCATATGTTTTTATATTTGTCATGTTAAAAATATCAAAAAAATAGAATTTGCTACAACTTAATGGTTTTTTAATAAGTTTTTAGTAAATTGCCCAAACAACTCTTCAAAGTTCGGATAGGTGGCTATTACTTCCCGATTGCTTTTATTCAAGCTTTCATATTGTTTCTTACGTTTGTCAAAAACATAGTAATATTGTGCATCTTCGGCAAAAAAAATTAAGTTTGTGATATTTTCTTTTTGAAAAAATGTTAGATTAACCGCTAAGATGCCCACAATCTTTTCTTTAGTTTTTACGATGTCTTGGTCTACCCCGTACATAGTCGAAGAATTACAGATGATTCCATTCACATTTTCTAGTAGATTTAGATATGATTTTGGAAGAAAACTGTTTAATTTTTGTGCCATTTGTTTTTGCAAATGAAAAATGTTATCTGGTGTTGCTGGAAGATTTTCTATAGGAAACTTGGCTCTGATCTGATTTAAGCGCTCTATCATTCCGTTTTTTCCTCTCTTTTTTATTTACGTCTAGCTCTTTTTCTATTTTACTACTCTTTTCAAACAACTAGTAGTAGAAAGCTTGGCTCTATTTGTATGTTTAATTCTTAAATTTTTACTAAGTTGATATATTTTTTTTGCTGGTTGTATGAATTGAGCATAGACTTATTTTAAGTAGTATTTTTTAACAGTATTATAATAGATTAGAGGTTAAATTATGAAAGTTGTCGTTTTAGCTGGAGGCCTTTCGGATGAGCGAAATGTCTCGCTCTCTTCTGGTGCACAAGTGAGAAAAGCACTTGAAGAAAATGGTCACAAAGCCTTTTTATTAGATGTTTATACAGGATTACCTGAAACAATCACTACGTTTGAGGAAGCCTATGATAGAGGAAAAGAAAATTCCTTTTCAACGAATATTTCAAAAGATGCGCCAGATTTGAATAAAATAAAAGAAGAACATAATCATCAAGCGGAACTCGTTGGACCAAACGTTTTGGCTGTTTGTAAAACTGCTGATGTGGTTTTTCTAGCGCTTCATGGTGCAATTGGTGAAAGTGGAAAAATCCAAGCGCTGTTTGACTTGTATGACATTTCATACACAGGATCAGGTTACCAAGGAAGCATGCTTGCTATGGATAAAATTTTAGCCAAGCAAATCATGGGTTACCATCATATCCCCACACCTCAGTGGATTGAATGGGACGATACTCAGACCTTTAGCTTGCCATGTGTTGTAAAACCAAACGCAAACGGGTCCAGTATTGGTGTGAGTATCTGTGAAACACAATCCGAGTTTGAACTGGCCATCAAAAACGCCAGTACTTACCATGACAAAATTTTAATCGAAGAAAAAATTTGTGGGCGTGAATTTTCTCTGGGCATTTTACTTGGTAAGGCATTGCCAATTATAGAAATTATCCCACCAGAGGATTCCTTTTATGATTATCAAAATAAATTCCAAACGGAAGGTGCAAAAGAAGAATGCCCTGCTGACTTGACTCCTACCCTAGTTTCTTCTATGCAGCAACTAGCGCTTCAGGTACATAAGGTACTAGGCTTAGGTAGCTACTCGCGCATTGATTTCTTACTTGATTCGCAAAATCATCTGTATTGTATCGAGGCGAACACACTCCCAGGTATGACTCCTTTGAGTTTGCTTCCACAAGAAGCTGCTGCTTGTGGCATATCCTTTAATGAATTATGTGAAACAATGCTTCAAAATCCTTATTCAAGTCCATTTGTCTAAAAGTTTGGTACTCTTGTTGTTTTGAGAAAGGAGAACTTCAAATGAGATATAATGATGAAATTGCCACAAAAATTCTTGCAGAATCCCATCGGCACGTTGGAAAATTAATTCCACATATTTATACCCTTCCTCATGAATCTCAATTAGATGTTAAACTAACTGCAGAACAATTGATTAAAGAAGAGAAAATTCATGCCAAAGTTGACACTATTTTCAACGGAACTTGTCGGATTATTTTTAAAAAATAGTTTTTATCGTCTGTTTATTGTTTTACTAATTTATACTCACTGTCTTTTAAAAAAAGCAAAATAATTTGCTTTTTTTTTTTAATCATGCTATATTAACTATGGAATTTCGTTATTACTTTCGTTGCCTTTCATAGAACGTTTAAGAAAGGAGAATGTATATGACATATGATAACAAAATCTTTCAATATCGTGTAGCACTTGATACAAACACACAAATGTTTATGGTTATTGATGCAAACAACCAAGAAAAAATTGCTTACGGTATTACGATTGAACAAGCTGTTAAAGAATTAAAAAACTCTAACTAAGGAGCTTAACAAAACGTGGAAGATGCCAGTTTTACTTTGTTATAAAGGTATTTAGTGAACTTGAACAAATCACTAGATGCCTTTTTGTTGTAGCTATTCTTACGATGAAAGTTGACAATCCATACTTAGAAAGGTAGATTCTTTATGAAAATTAAACAATGGATACAACTGTTACTCTATATTTTTGTTATTGAAGGAATTGGCGCTTTATCTGCTTTTTTATCTGGAGATATTGCTCAAAAATATAGTTTACTGACCAAAATTCCTCTTTCTCCTCCTAGCTCTCTTTTTGGAATTGCTTGGCCACTTCTTTATCTATTCATGGCGCTTGCTTTATTTCTTATCCACCAAGAAAACAAACTAAAGGCTCATAAAAAGAAAGCCACACTTCTTTTCTCACTTCAATTGTTTTTTAATT is a genomic window of Vagococcus entomophilus containing:
- a CDS encoding MucBP domain-containing protein; protein product: MKYVDTEGNLLTLDDYVGNPILLSRFQGSNYNTEQKTIADYTFKEVQVNP
- a CDS encoding helix-turn-helix transcriptional regulator, with translation MSKQIQTKRKKFNLSQEDLSKKLFVSRQTISNWENGKSYPDVQNLLLLSNIFNVSLDELVKGDIEIMKKEVINAEMDKYTKIMIVFIVLAMLSIGPSLLYLSGYWSFLPPFLLWLIGMCASVKVEKLKKNANIKTYKEILAFTKNQDLDAVKKEQNKYKDFATVSLIVILFVILAALLALISIYFFQG
- a CDS encoding D-alanine--D-alanine ligase family protein, coding for MKVVVLAGGLSDERNVSLSSGAQVRKALEENGHKAFLLDVYTGLPETITTFEEAYDRGKENSFSTNISKDAPDLNKIKEEHNHQAELVGPNVLAVCKTADVVFLALHGAIGESGKIQALFDLYDISYTGSGYQGSMLAMDKILAKQIMGYHHIPTPQWIEWDDTQTFSLPCVVKPNANGSSIGVSICETQSEFELAIKNASTYHDKILIEEKICGREFSLGILLGKALPIIEIIPPEDSFYDYQNKFQTEGAKEECPADLTPTLVSSMQQLALQVHKVLGLGSYSRIDFLLDSQNHLYCIEANTLPGMTPLSLLPQEAAACGISFNELCETMLQNPYSSPFV
- a CDS encoding YrhA family protein: MIERLNQIRAKFPIENLPATPDNIFHLQKQMAQKLNSFLPKSYLNLLENVNGIICNSSTMYGVDQDIVKTKEKIVGILAVNLTFFQKENITNLIFFAEDAQYYYVFDKRKKQYESLNKSNREVIATYPNFEELFGQFTKNLLKNH
- a CDS encoding TspO/MBR family protein codes for the protein MKIKQWIQLLLYIFVIEGIGALSAFLSGDIAQKYSLLTKIPLSPPSSLFGIAWPLLYLFMALALFLIHQENKLKAHKKKATLLFSLQLFFNFLWCILFFGSNTMWLAFLVIVILDCSVFLTLRYFYFLNKWAGCLFVPYLLWILFATYLNFGFALVN
- a CDS encoding lichenicidin A2 family type 2 lantibiotic, with product MTELKMKTVVGETFEELTVAEMTKVQGFGNASPETTPIY